The Desulfosoma caldarium genome has a window encoding:
- a CDS encoding methionyl-tRNA formyltransferase, producing MRLVVIGQAPFGRDCLKALLDRGEEVVGAITVPDVPGAKKPNPFKELAVERGLDLLQPRHLKGPEVLAWVRDKKPDLFVLVFVTQYMGKDVLDVATLGGINYHPSLLPKYRGGSAIAWAILHGELQTGVTIHYIDDGVDTGDIVLQESVPIAPDDTTASLYFNKLYPLGVKLVPEAVRLIREGKAPRIPQDPRLASFQPALKPEHTQIDWRQDVKTIYNLVRGAFPVPGAGTRWQGKNLIIQEAAPMPVQMWEKPSRAPGEVLEVTADGFTVQTGLGVLLVKKVLSKEAGKMSAADFVKASGLKPGDNFEPCG from the coding sequence ATGCGACTGGTGGTCATCGGACAGGCGCCTTTTGGTCGGGACTGCTTGAAGGCTTTGTTGGATCGCGGTGAGGAGGTGGTGGGGGCCATCACGGTGCCGGATGTGCCGGGAGCCAAGAAGCCGAACCCTTTTAAGGAACTGGCCGTGGAACGTGGTCTTGACCTTTTGCAGCCACGCCATCTGAAGGGCCCGGAAGTCTTGGCCTGGGTTCGAGACAAAAAACCAGATCTTTTTGTTCTTGTTTTCGTCACGCAATACATGGGCAAGGACGTTCTTGATGTGGCGACCCTTGGAGGTATCAATTACCATCCGTCATTGCTTCCCAAATACCGCGGGGGCAGCGCCATTGCCTGGGCCATTCTTCACGGGGAACTGCAGACGGGGGTGACCATCCATTACATCGATGATGGGGTGGATACGGGAGACATCGTGTTGCAGGAATCCGTGCCCATTGCCCCGGACGACACCACCGCGAGTCTTTACTTCAATAAGCTCTATCCCCTGGGAGTGAAGTTGGTGCCGGAGGCTGTCCGTCTCATTCGCGAGGGAAAAGCTCCAAGGATTCCACAGGACCCTCGCCTGGCTTCCTTCCAGCCGGCACTCAAGCCCGAACACACGCAGATCGACTGGCGCCAAGACGTGAAGACCATCTACAACCTTGTTCGAGGTGCCTTTCCCGTGCCGGGTGCCGGCACGCGGTGGCAGGGAAAGAACCTAATTATTCAGGAAGCGGCTCCCATGCCGGTCCAAATGTGGGAGAAACCGAGCCGTGCTCCTGGAGAAGTTTTGGAAGTGACGGCTGACGGATTTACAGTGCAAACCGGATTGGGCGTGCTCCTTGTCAAGAAGGTGCTGAGCAAAGAGGCCGGCAAGATGAGTGCGGCCGATTTTGTTAAGGCAAGCGGACTAAAACCCGGCGATAACTTTGAACCCTGTGGATAA
- a CDS encoding cation diffusion facilitator family transporter, with the protein MEERSQRTRLQAIALSLTLSVLLMAVKFYIYFLTRSAAVLSDALESIVNVIASSFALWSIYLAAKPPDSEHPYGHGKVEYFSAGFEGALIVVAALGIFWSAWHQIRRPHPLPNLDLGLWLVLATSIVNGALGGFLVTMGKRTHSLALVADGKHILTDAFSSAAVVLGLVLVKFTGWHWIDGVVAALIGAHILFSGRSLLKESFAGLMDASDPALLREISELLAQHRKTIWIDIHRLRAWRSGRHLYVDFHLILPRYLPLIDAHREVAELEELFRVHFQGSVEVFVHVDPCQDPDCPICSVPQCAKRSHPKSVSTFWSQSHLTTRQ; encoded by the coding sequence ATGGAAGAACGATCACAACGCACGCGCCTTCAAGCCATCGCCCTCTCTTTGACGCTCAGCGTCCTTTTGATGGCCGTAAAATTTTATATCTATTTTCTCACCCGCTCGGCGGCCGTGTTGTCCGATGCCCTGGAATCCATTGTTAACGTCATCGCCAGCAGCTTTGCTCTCTGGAGCATCTATCTTGCCGCAAAACCTCCCGATTCAGAGCATCCTTACGGCCATGGGAAGGTGGAATATTTCTCCGCAGGTTTTGAAGGCGCCTTGATCGTCGTTGCGGCCCTCGGCATCTTTTGGAGCGCCTGGCATCAGATTCGCCGCCCTCACCCTTTGCCCAATCTGGATTTGGGCTTGTGGCTTGTTCTGGCCACCAGCATCGTTAATGGCGCCCTTGGAGGCTTTCTGGTCACCATGGGAAAACGTACCCACTCATTGGCCCTTGTGGCCGATGGCAAACACATTCTCACGGATGCCTTTTCTTCGGCCGCCGTCGTACTCGGCCTCGTTCTCGTCAAATTCACCGGGTGGCACTGGATCGACGGAGTCGTGGCCGCCCTCATCGGCGCCCACATTCTTTTCTCCGGACGCTCGCTCCTCAAAGAATCCTTCGCCGGCCTCATGGACGCCTCCGATCCAGCCCTCCTTCGCGAAATCTCGGAACTCCTCGCCCAGCATCGAAAAACCATCTGGATCGATATCCACAGACTGCGCGCTTGGCGCTCCGGCCGGCACCTTTACGTGGATTTCCACCTCATTCTGCCTCGCTATCTTCCTCTCATAGACGCTCACCGGGAAGTGGCCGAGCTGGAAGAGCTGTTTCGCGTGCATTTTCAGGGCTCGGTCGAAGTGTTTGTGCATGTGGATCCATGCCAGGATCCCGACTGCCCCATCTGCAGCGTGCCCCAGTGCGCCAAACGAAGTCATCCCAAGTCGGTATCCACTTTTTGGAGCCAAAGCCACTTGACCACGCGTCAATAA
- the hypA gene encoding hydrogenase maturation nickel metallochaperone HypA, whose amino-acid sequence MAIAQSVLEIVLDECRRHRMKTVDRINVQVGALAAVVPEALTFCFQVVAQGTPAENAALDIETVPVVMRCPLCGELFEMEDRLDMCPQCGPVVSGLSLISGREMTVMSIEGRGSDDGA is encoded by the coding sequence ATGGCCATCGCCCAAAGCGTGCTTGAGATCGTTCTGGATGAATGCCGTCGGCACCGCATGAAAACCGTGGATCGCATCAACGTGCAGGTGGGCGCTTTGGCGGCCGTGGTTCCAGAAGCTCTGACCTTTTGTTTTCAAGTGGTGGCTCAGGGCACGCCGGCGGAAAACGCCGCCTTAGACATTGAAACGGTTCCCGTGGTGATGCGCTGTCCCTTGTGTGGTGAACTTTTTGAAATGGAAGATCGCCTGGACATGTGCCCTCAGTGTGGTCCTGTGGTTTCAGGGCTTTCGCTCATCAGCGGTCGCGAAATGACGGTCATGTCCATCGAAGGGCGCGGAAGCGATGACGGAGCGTAA
- the hypB gene encoding hydrogenase nickel incorporation protein HypB, whose amino-acid sequence MKVPVVRNILEVNERLSQENRKIFDAKKVLVLNLMSSPGAGKTSVLERTAEALQDRYKMAVIEGDIQSSFDAERLQRKGVQAVQINTDGACHLDSNMIRMAMDSLQLEGVDVLVIENVGNLVCPAEFNLGEHHKVTILSVAEGDDKPIKYPLMFQISSVLLVNKVDLLPYVDCDLHAIHQRARQLNPTLEIFDISCRTGEGLEAWIAWLEARIRERKNLP is encoded by the coding sequence ATGAAAGTTCCCGTGGTTCGTAACATTCTGGAAGTCAATGAGCGCCTTTCGCAAGAAAACCGCAAGATCTTCGATGCCAAAAAGGTTTTGGTTCTGAACCTCATGAGTTCTCCCGGGGCGGGAAAGACGTCCGTGCTGGAACGCACAGCCGAAGCCTTGCAGGATCGTTACAAGATGGCGGTCATCGAAGGGGACATTCAGTCGTCATTCGATGCGGAACGGTTGCAGCGCAAAGGCGTGCAGGCGGTGCAGATCAATACGGATGGCGCGTGCCATCTGGATAGCAACATGATCCGCATGGCCATGGACAGCCTGCAGCTGGAAGGCGTGGACGTCCTTGTCATCGAAAATGTGGGCAACTTGGTGTGTCCCGCCGAATTCAATTTGGGGGAACACCACAAGGTGACCATCCTGAGCGTGGCCGAAGGGGATGACAAACCCATCAAGTATCCGCTCATGTTTCAAATCTCCTCGGTGCTCTTGGTGAACAAGGTGGACCTTCTTCCTTACGTGGACTGTGATCTTCACGCCATTCACCAAAGGGCTAGGCAGCTCAACCCCACACTGGAAATCTTCGACATTTCGTGCCGCACGGGAGAAGGGCTGGAAGCGTGGATAGCGTGGCTGGAAGCCCGAATACGGGAGAGAAAAAACCTGCCCTGA
- the hypF gene encoding carbamoyltransferase HypF has translation MDSVAGSPNTGEKKPALMADFHGFRRVGIRVEGIVQGVGFRPFVFQAAHRWGLNGWVRNDATGVEMELEGRREAVEGFLASLQRDAPPLAAIRSMKVQEKPYEGLSGFQIIASETSPLRTALISPDTAICQDCRRELLDPQDRRYRYPFINCTNCGPRYTIIQDIPYDRHKTTMAVFTMCAACRAEYEDPSNRRFHAQPNACPQCGPHVWLEDDQGRVVAERDDAVRQAVELLEQGRIVAVKGLGGFHLAVSARNEAAVSRLRRRKLREEKPFAVMFAHLEAVRAVCHVSAQEERLLCSKERPIVLLRKRWNAEAAGAGMAPSVAPRNAYLGAFLPYTPLHVLLFHECSYDALVMTSGNQSDEPIVTDNDEARQRLQGIADVFLMHNRDIYIRCDDSVMRVLSDSPLPVRRARGYVPVPVRLSCAGPVVLGTGAELKNTVCFTRGRDAFVSQHIGDLENLETFQAFEKTIEHLQKILDVRPAWIVHDLHPDYLSTQWAEAHGNPFPPSNAQGAGVEPPHTVRPYRMAVQHHHAHIASVVAERQYDGPVLGVALDGTGYGPDGTVWGGEFLYVHGDVWRRLGRFSHLRLPGGDRAVKEPWRTALGALWLLAKDATEERYAPLMKRWPEKERRLVLQMLERQINTPLTSSCGRLFDAVASLCGVRDCISYEGQAAVELEQSIEQDPKAYEANLYADEGLWILDSRPLVAQVAKDLLLNEKPGVVACRFHNGLVVALTRLLDILSENTGLRTVALSGGVFQNVFLHTALRRSLQEGGWHVLTHEQVPPNDACIALGQAYVGRCVAERIGLRDPSVGGIDDATN, from the coding sequence GTGGATAGCGTGGCTGGAAGCCCGAATACGGGAGAGAAAAAACCTGCCCTGATGGCGGACTTCCATGGGTTTCGCCGGGTCGGGATTCGCGTGGAAGGGATCGTTCAGGGCGTGGGTTTCCGGCCCTTCGTCTTCCAAGCGGCGCACCGGTGGGGATTGAACGGATGGGTGCGAAACGACGCCACCGGCGTGGAAATGGAGCTGGAAGGACGCCGCGAGGCGGTGGAAGGTTTTCTGGCCAGCCTGCAGCGGGATGCCCCACCTCTGGCGGCCATTCGTTCCATGAAGGTCCAGGAGAAACCCTATGAAGGCCTCTCGGGGTTTCAGATCATCGCCAGCGAGACGTCGCCCCTTCGTACGGCACTGATTTCTCCCGATACGGCCATTTGCCAGGACTGCCGGCGGGAATTGCTGGATCCTCAAGACCGCCGGTATCGGTATCCTTTTATCAACTGCACCAACTGCGGTCCGCGCTACACCATCATTCAGGACATTCCCTATGATCGGCACAAGACGACCATGGCGGTGTTTACCATGTGCGCCGCGTGCCGTGCCGAATACGAAGACCCTTCAAATCGGCGTTTCCATGCGCAACCCAACGCTTGTCCTCAATGCGGCCCCCACGTCTGGCTGGAAGACGACCAGGGCCGGGTCGTGGCCGAACGGGATGACGCCGTTCGCCAGGCCGTGGAACTGCTGGAGCAAGGACGAATCGTTGCCGTCAAGGGCCTGGGTGGATTTCACCTGGCCGTTTCCGCACGGAACGAGGCAGCGGTTTCTCGTCTGCGGCGCCGAAAACTTCGAGAAGAAAAGCCTTTTGCCGTCATGTTTGCGCACCTCGAGGCCGTTCGCGCGGTGTGCCACGTGAGTGCGCAGGAAGAACGCCTGCTGTGTTCCAAGGAACGGCCCATTGTTTTGTTGCGCAAGCGATGGAATGCCGAAGCCGCGGGCGCGGGCATGGCCCCGTCGGTGGCGCCTCGAAATGCTTATCTGGGAGCCTTTCTTCCCTACACGCCGCTTCATGTCCTGCTTTTTCACGAATGTTCCTACGATGCTTTGGTGATGACCAGTGGCAATCAAAGCGATGAGCCCATCGTTACGGACAACGACGAAGCGCGGCAACGGCTTCAAGGCATCGCCGACGTTTTTCTCATGCATAACCGCGATATTTACATCCGCTGTGACGATTCCGTCATGCGGGTGCTTTCCGACAGCCCTCTTCCTGTTCGGCGTGCCCGTGGGTATGTGCCCGTCCCCGTGCGGCTGTCGTGCGCCGGCCCTGTGGTTTTGGGGACGGGAGCCGAATTGAAAAACACGGTGTGTTTCACTCGAGGCCGGGACGCTTTTGTGAGCCAGCACATCGGCGATCTGGAAAATCTAGAAACCTTTCAAGCCTTTGAAAAAACCATTGAGCATTTGCAGAAAATTTTGGATGTGCGTCCCGCGTGGATCGTTCATGATTTACATCCTGACTACCTGAGCACGCAATGGGCGGAAGCCCATGGAAATCCTTTTCCGCCTTCGAATGCGCAAGGGGCAGGCGTCGAACCGCCGCACACGGTTCGTCCCTATCGCATGGCCGTGCAACATCATCACGCACACATCGCTTCGGTGGTTGCCGAAAGGCAATACGATGGACCTGTCCTTGGCGTGGCCTTGGACGGCACGGGCTACGGGCCCGACGGCACCGTATGGGGCGGGGAATTTCTTTATGTCCATGGGGATGTTTGGCGTCGCTTGGGACGGTTTTCTCATCTACGGCTGCCCGGGGGGGATCGAGCGGTCAAGGAACCATGGCGCACGGCCTTGGGAGCCCTGTGGCTTTTGGCCAAGGATGCCACGGAAGAGCGTTACGCCCCTTTGATGAAAAGATGGCCGGAAAAGGAACGCCGGCTGGTGCTTCAGATGCTCGAACGACAAATCAACACGCCCCTGACCTCCTCCTGCGGGCGCCTTTTTGATGCCGTGGCGTCCCTGTGCGGCGTGCGGGACTGCATCTCCTATGAAGGACAAGCCGCCGTGGAGCTGGAACAGTCCATCGAGCAAGACCCCAAAGCCTACGAGGCGAATCTGTACGCCGATGAAGGGCTCTGGATTTTGGACAGCCGTCCTCTGGTGGCTCAGGTCGCCAAAGATCTTCTTCTCAACGAAAAGCCGGGTGTGGTGGCCTGTCGGTTTCACAACGGCCTCGTTGTGGCCCTGACCCGGCTTTTGGACATTCTTTCTGAGAATACGGGCTTGCGCACCGTGGCGCTTAGCGGCGGCGTATTTCAAAATGTTTTCCTGCACACGGCCCTTCGGCGTTCGTTGCAAGAAGGCGGGTGGCATGTCTTGACGCACGAGCAGGTTCCACCCAATGATGCCTGCATAGCCCTGGGACAAGCCTATGTCGGCCGATGTGTGGCGGAAAGAATTGGCCTCCGTGACCCATCGGTCGGTGGAATCGATGATGCTACAAATTGA
- the hypD gene encoding hydrogenase formation protein HypD, with the protein MTLKYVDEFRDGTLARTILAKLKKQCAGRAPMRFMEICGTHTVSIFRSGLRPLLPSTVELISGPGCPVCVTASEDIDKAIWFASQPDTIVATFGDLLRVPGSRTSLAQERAQGADVRMVYSAMDAVALAEENPDKEVVFIGIGFETTAPTVAAAVTMANRQGIQNFSVFSAHKVLPPAMEALLSSGDLRLDGFLCPGHVTTVIGAKAYEDVASRYRMPCVVAGFEPLDILHGLWMLVEQRLSGEARVDVQYRRGVTWEGNTAAQRLMAQVFRPANAVWRGLGPIARSGLAFRDEWARFDATQRFSVPTLSVREDPACRCGDVLRGVLAPLQCPLFRKVCTPQNPKGPCMVSSEGTCGAYFKYAYDGPDLDLEEKY; encoded by the coding sequence ATGACCCTGAAATACGTTGATGAATTTCGAGATGGCACGCTGGCGCGCACGATCCTGGCAAAGCTCAAAAAACAGTGTGCAGGACGAGCGCCCATGCGCTTTATGGAAATCTGCGGCACTCACACGGTGTCCATCTTTCGCTCCGGGCTGCGTCCCCTTTTGCCTTCGACGGTGGAACTCATCAGCGGCCCCGGCTGTCCCGTCTGCGTAACGGCTTCCGAAGACATCGACAAGGCGATCTGGTTTGCATCCCAGCCCGACACCATCGTGGCGACCTTTGGAGATTTGCTTCGCGTGCCGGGATCCCGCACCTCCCTGGCTCAGGAAAGAGCTCAAGGGGCCGACGTGCGCATGGTCTACAGTGCCATGGACGCCGTGGCCTTGGCAGAGGAAAATCCCGACAAGGAAGTGGTTTTCATAGGTATTGGTTTTGAAACCACGGCCCCCACGGTGGCCGCGGCCGTGACCATGGCCAATCGTCAAGGAATTCAGAATTTCTCCGTCTTTTCTGCCCATAAGGTGCTGCCGCCGGCCATGGAAGCCCTTTTGTCCTCCGGAGATCTTCGCCTGGACGGGTTTTTATGTCCCGGTCATGTGACGACGGTCATCGGGGCCAAAGCCTATGAAGACGTGGCTTCTCGGTACCGAATGCCGTGCGTGGTTGCGGGATTTGAGCCTTTGGACATTCTGCACGGGCTTTGGATGCTGGTGGAGCAGCGCCTTTCGGGGGAGGCGCGCGTGGATGTGCAATATCGGCGGGGCGTCACGTGGGAAGGAAACACGGCCGCCCAGAGACTCATGGCTCAAGTGTTTCGTCCTGCCAACGCCGTCTGGCGAGGGCTGGGACCCATTGCCCGTTCCGGGTTGGCCTTTCGGGACGAATGGGCTCGGTTTGATGCCACCCAAAGGTTCTCTGTGCCCACGTTGAGCGTTCGTGAAGATCCCGCGTGCCGCTGCGGGGATGTGCTGCGAGGCGTCCTTGCGCCGTTACAATGCCCTTTGTTTCGAAAAGTGTGCACGCCGCAAAATCCCAAAGGACCGTGCATGGTGTCCAGCGAAGGCACCTGTGGAGCCTACTTCAAGTACGCTTATGACGGCCCAGATTTGGATCTGGAGGAGAAGTATTGA
- the hypE gene encoding hydrogenase expression/formation protein HypE, producing MKETQVLLDHGSGGRATHELVTRFFAPLLSNPFLDAMNDSAVMDFLGDRLAFTTDSYVVDPVIFPGGNIGSLAVHGTVNDLAMSGARPMVLTAGFILEEGLDLSLLETIVRSMAEAAREAGVTVVAGDTKVVPKGKGDKIFITTAGVGIVPPGVSLGGQNARPGDAVLINGTIGDHGTAILCSREGLSMEGVIQSDSAPLHTLVAAILTACAHVHVLRDPTRGGVATTLNEIASQSRVGIRLFEEALPIREDVAGACEILGLDPLYMANEGKVLVVLPQEEAGKALDAMRRHPLGRHAALIGEVMADHPGRVTLRTRIGGHRIVDMLRGEPLPRIC from the coding sequence GTGAAGGAAACGCAGGTGTTGTTGGATCATGGCAGTGGAGGTCGGGCGACCCATGAACTGGTGACGCGGTTTTTTGCCCCTTTGTTAAGCAACCCGTTTCTCGATGCCATGAACGACAGCGCGGTCATGGATTTTTTGGGGGATCGGCTGGCGTTCACCACCGATAGTTACGTGGTGGATCCCGTCATTTTTCCCGGTGGCAACATTGGATCCTTGGCCGTTCATGGAACTGTGAATGATTTGGCCATGAGCGGCGCTCGCCCCATGGTGTTGACGGCGGGTTTCATTTTGGAAGAAGGCCTGGACCTTTCGCTTTTGGAAACCATTGTGAGGTCCATGGCGGAAGCGGCTCGCGAAGCGGGCGTGACCGTGGTGGCCGGAGACACCAAGGTGGTCCCCAAAGGAAAAGGGGACAAAATTTTTATCACCACGGCAGGCGTGGGTATCGTTCCGCCGGGGGTGTCGCTGGGAGGACAAAATGCTCGCCCGGGCGATGCCGTGCTCATCAACGGCACCATTGGCGATCACGGCACGGCCATTTTGTGTTCCCGCGAAGGTCTGTCCATGGAAGGGGTTATTCAAAGCGATTCCGCCCCGTTGCACACCCTTGTGGCTGCCATATTGACGGCGTGTGCTCATGTTCATGTGTTGCGCGATCCCACGCGAGGCGGTGTGGCCACGACCCTGAACGAAATTGCGAGCCAATCCCGTGTGGGCATTCGGCTCTTTGAGGAGGCCTTGCCCATTCGAGAAGATGTGGCGGGAGCCTGTGAAATCCTCGGTCTGGACCCGCTCTACATGGCCAATGAAGGAAAGGTTCTGGTGGTCCTTCCTCAGGAAGAAGCCGGAAAGGCTCTGGACGCCATGAGGCGTCATCCTCTAGGGCGCCACGCGGCCTTGATCGGGGAGGTCATGGCGGACCATCCCGGTCGAGTTACCTTGCGCACCCGCATCGGCGGGCACCGTATCGTGGACATGCTTCGTGGCGAACCTCTTCCACGCATCTGCTGA
- a CDS encoding radical SAM protein: MGLTWLTGGPRGFRCRICGHQVEGAGSGLGICAHCIVHDWERARPLVDALHRKSRTRFRLPEEVPQARIGAECRLCHHRCRMTQGQWGYCGVRTGDMESLRRDGRLVASVSYYHDPLPTNCVADWVCAGGTGVGYPRFSMAKGPEVGWYNLAVFFEACNFNCLYCQNWSFKRETPWDRPKLAVDEMLPAVTERTSCICFFGGDPVPQLPFALRFSREAVKARSGRILRVCWETNGSMHSSWLRPMVQLSLESGGCIKVDLKAWDPHIHRALCGTDNRQVLENFAKLSQWVPLRPDPPLLIASTLLVPGYVGEAEVSRLARFIANLNPDIPYALLGFAPQFVLKDFPTTSRTEAEACLEAAHRAGLRRVRLANRHLLC, from the coding sequence GTGGGGCTTACATGGTTGACCGGCGGACCGCGGGGATTTCGCTGCCGCATCTGTGGTCATCAGGTTGAGGGCGCGGGTTCCGGCCTCGGCATATGCGCCCACTGCATCGTGCACGATTGGGAACGGGCTCGCCCCCTGGTGGACGCCCTACATCGAAAATCCCGCACGCGTTTTCGTCTGCCTGAGGAAGTGCCCCAGGCACGGATCGGAGCCGAATGCCGACTGTGTCACCATCGATGCCGCATGACGCAAGGGCAATGGGGCTATTGTGGGGTTCGCACAGGGGACATGGAAAGTCTGCGACGTGATGGGCGGCTTGTGGCCTCGGTGTCCTACTATCACGATCCCCTGCCCACAAACTGCGTGGCGGACTGGGTCTGTGCCGGAGGCACCGGCGTGGGGTATCCCCGTTTCAGCATGGCCAAAGGGCCGGAAGTGGGCTGGTACAATTTGGCCGTCTTTTTTGAGGCCTGCAATTTCAACTGCCTCTATTGTCAAAACTGGTCCTTTAAGCGGGAGACGCCGTGGGACAGGCCAAAGTTGGCCGTGGATGAAATGCTTCCGGCCGTGACGGAGCGCACCTCATGCATCTGCTTTTTCGGCGGTGATCCGGTACCTCAGTTGCCCTTTGCCCTGCGTTTTTCCCGGGAAGCCGTCAAGGCACGATCGGGTCGCATTCTTCGCGTCTGTTGGGAAACCAACGGAAGCATGCATTCCAGCTGGCTTCGGCCCATGGTCCAACTTTCCTTGGAATCCGGCGGCTGTATCAAGGTAGACCTTAAAGCCTGGGATCCCCATATTCATCGGGCTTTGTGCGGGACGGACAACCGCCAGGTATTGGAAAACTTCGCCAAGCTTTCCCAATGGGTTCCCTTGCGTCCCGATCCCCCCTTGCTCATTGCCAGCACGCTTCTGGTTCCGGGTTACGTGGGAGAAGCGGAAGTGTCGCGCCTCGCTCGATTCATCGCCAACCTCAACCCCGATATTCCCTACGCGCTCCTGGGTTTTGCGCCCCAGTTTGTTCTAAAAGATTTTCCCACCACGTCCAGAACGGAGGCCGAAGCGTGTCTGGAGGCGGCGCATCGCGCGGGCTTACGCCGTGTGCGATTGGCCAATCGGCATCTGCTGTGCTAA
- a CDS encoding PPC domain-containing DNA-binding protein: MRYDEGQVGRVFVLRLEEGERIPEVIETFAREKGVQRAMAILLGGIDDGSRVVVGPEAGRGREIVPLVHTLSGIQEILAVGTLFPDENGNPVLHMHGASGREGGASVGCTRAGVTVWLVGEVILLEILGSRAVRTKDASSGLTLLTL, from the coding sequence ATGCGCTACGATGAGGGGCAAGTGGGACGGGTGTTTGTACTGCGGCTGGAAGAAGGGGAGCGAATTCCCGAGGTCATCGAAACCTTTGCCCGGGAAAAGGGTGTGCAGCGGGCCATGGCCATTCTTTTGGGAGGCATCGATGACGGTAGCCGTGTCGTGGTGGGGCCGGAAGCCGGGCGCGGTCGAGAGATTGTTCCGTTGGTGCACACCCTTTCAGGGATTCAAGAGATCTTGGCCGTGGGGACGCTCTTTCCCGACGAAAACGGAAATCCCGTTCTTCACATGCATGGGGCGTCCGGGCGCGAAGGCGGCGCATCCGTCGGATGCACGCGAGCGGGCGTGACGGTCTGGCTCGTGGGCGAAGTCATCCTTCTTGAAATTCTCGGAAGCCGCGCCGTGCGCACGAAAGACGCCTCCAGTGGCCTAACCCTACTCACCCTATAA
- a CDS encoding coiled-coil domain-containing protein: MKKQQRAWLVVFLMAMFIGVLTASGSVLAQEPGFTRQDRDLLIELRTRMLEIDKRFEQINKIFEQIDKRFEQVDKRFEQIEKRFEQIDKRFEQIDKRFEQVDKRFEQVDKRFEQLMHFLYILAGIFTSLVVAVIGFAYWDRRTIISQAKKETKEDLEREGRLRDVILALREFAAKNEDLASILRSYHLL; this comes from the coding sequence ATGAAAAAACAACAACGCGCATGGCTTGTTGTGTTCCTCATGGCCATGTTTATCGGGGTGCTGACCGCTTCCGGCTCCGTGCTCGCCCAAGAACCAGGATTCACCCGCCAAGATCGAGATCTGCTGATCGAATTGCGCACCCGCATGCTGGAAATCGACAAGCGCTTTGAACAAATCAACAAAATCTTTGAACAGATCGACAAACGCTTTGAGCAAGTGGATAAACGCTTTGAACAGATCGAGAAACGCTTTGAACAGATCGATAAGCGCTTTGAACAGATCGATAAGCGTTTTGAGCAAGTGGATAAGCGTTTTGAGCAAGTGGATAAGCGCTTTGAGCAGCTCATGCACTTTCTGTACATTCTCGCCGGCATTTTCACGTCCCTGGTGGTGGCGGTCATTGGCTTCGCCTATTGGGACCGGCGGACCATTATCTCGCAAGCGAAAAAGGAGACCAAGGAAGACCTGGAGCGGGAAGGCCGTCTTCGGGACGTGATCCTGGCCCTGCGGGAATTTGCTGCCAAAAACGAGGATCTGGCATCTATTCTCAGGAGCTATCATCTTCTCTAG
- a CDS encoding KH domain-containing protein, producing MHAKRDIQRGISIGKGRQRIKEIGQIARQDVERFLACHVPLGLCVRVPKNPRRDPRGLREIGCRLPRKGSRKCGEVLVRGGTP from the coding sequence ATTCATGCGAAACGGGATATCCAAAGGGGCATCTCGATCGGCAAAGGGCGTCAGCGGATCAAAGAAATTGGGCAGATCGCTCGACAAGATGTGGAACGGTTTTTGGCGTGCCACGTGCCCTTGGGTTTGTGTGTGCGCGTGCCGAAAAACCCGCGTCGGGACCCGCGGGGGCTCAGGGAGATCGGATGTCGCCTGCCGCGGAAAGGGTCGCGGAAATGCGGTGAGGTTTTGGTGCGCGGCGGCACGCCGTGA